In the Silvanigrella aquatica genome, CATTTTATTCTCAAACGTTTTTTTAATTTAGGACAAAGCAAATGATACACAACATCAAAACGTTGTGCTCTCTCTGGCCAATCCACCCCACAGAGATCCATTAAAAAATGAAAACCATGATTGTCATGAAGACATGACATGACCTCAATTATTTTTTCTTTGTCAACTATAAGAGTTTGCTCACTTGTAAACTGTGTGCGCTCTTCAAATTGCAGAAATTCTGCTGGTACTATTTTTTTCAAATCATCAATAATCGTAGCGTAAAAAGCATCCATCGCGGATATATCCTCCCCTGACGTGCTACATTTTCGGTGCCATAAGAATTCATCTCGAATCATATGTCAACTTGCAGTAAGTGGAATGTGAAAGAAACTCAATCCTTCAAGAAAAGATGAAATGACAAAAGTGTTTTCACATTGTACAAACTCATTCTCTCATAATGGGAAAGAAGGCAATCGCATGACCCAAGTTTTAAGCATACATCAAAAGAATCCTGATAAAAGACGCATTAAAGAAGTCATCGAAATTCTTGACGGCGGGGGAATCGTCCTCGCTCCGAGCGAAACCGGTTACTGTTTTATAGGATCAGCGTCCCAGGATTCCACTCATGATAAACTTTTGCGGTTACGCCCCGGTCACCCTAAAAACAAACCTTTCAGTCTCTTGTGCAAAGATATTTCCCAAGTAAGCAAAATAGCAAATTTAAACACACAAACCTTTCGTATTGCAACCCGCGCCTGGCCAGGCCCCTATACCTTCGTTTTACCAAGCACAAAAAATACTCCCAAAATTGCATCGGGAAGCAAAAGAAAAACAGTGGGAATTCGCATCTCCAATCATCCCATTATAAGTAGCATACTACACGAGCTACAATACCCCCTTCTTGTAACAAGTGTGACCGATGAAGACGAGCTCATTGCTCAAGAATATTTTGAAAACAAAGTGGAACAAGATTTCTGGTGGACTAACGTAACAGATATTTGTCACCAAACTGCGGCTCATGGAAGAATAGACCTTGCCATTGAAATAAATGAAATCGTACCCATACATGTTTCAACCATTGTTGACTTTACAGAAAATCCTCCTCAGTTACTCCGCGATGGGGGATGGGAATTGGAATTTTTAGGTATTTTTGAATAAAATTCAACTCAATAAATACAAATAAATAGTAATATATCTATTTTTTAAAATTAATTTCTTCAAATTAAATTATGCGTAGCATCAGAAAAAATTTTCAAATAGAAACAAAAAAAAATTGTAAAATTAAAAAAATTTAGTTATGGTAATCTTTGCTACAAGATTTATACTGCATTTATATGATTATTTTCTTAATTTTATTGGAATAACTTTATGACTCATTCAAATTATGAACAAATTAAAAATGGAATAACCAGCTATCTCTCTGAGGTAATTAGATATTTATACATCCCATTTATTGACATCTACGGTTATAATGATGAATTTTTTAAAACAGCTAACAATTGGAAAGAGGGATTTATTTTTTTTCTAAATAATATAATATACATTATCTCAAATACAGAAAAAATTAATGAATCAAATAAAAATGATTATATTCAAAAAATTAAAGAAATTAGCAAAAATAATGCCTATGCATACAGCTTCAGATTCACTCAAGTCATGACTATTTTTCAACATTTTTTGAAAGAAATCGCTCCCCAAAAATCTCCCTCTCCTAATCTAAAAAGTTTTTTGAATACAATAAGCCCTTCTACAAGTGAATCAAAACAAGAAAGGACAAAGTTTTTAGAGCTTTTTAGGTTACGATTGGTTGAAATCAAAATAAAAACTCAATTATACAAAACAAAAATTACTTTAGAAGAAATTTTAGGAAGTCGTGAGTTATTAACTCAATATAAAAAAGCCATTGCAGAAGAAAATAAAAGTAAACATTTTCACAAGGCAGTCATTTTAAACGGCTCATTTCATTGTGATAAAATAAAATGGGATCATAAAGCTCACATTATTGTAGCGGGCCCCTCAGGAGTGGGAAAATCTTTTAATTCAAAAAGAATTATCGATTATTTAGCGAATCAAAACTTTTCACTTAGCTCTAATATACCTGCGAATGGATCGTTTATTCAAGATTTTATATTTATTGATGGCGGAATTCCAAGAAATGTTTCTCAAATAAGAAATGTTGTTCTTCAATGCGCCTTAGTCTTAGGATATTCAGGAATTTCAGATTTACATGCCATGACAAAGTTTGATGTAAAAAGTAAAATTAAAAAAGTAGCTATGAATCATAACGTTCATATTATTGAACCACTCACCTTTGTAAGGCATTACTATACACCCTCTCTTGAATCGGGCTATAAATTCTTTAAAGAG is a window encoding:
- a CDS encoding L-threonylcarbamoyladenylate synthase; translated protein: MTKVFSHCTNSFSHNGKEGNRMTQVLSIHQKNPDKRRIKEVIEILDGGGIVLAPSETGYCFIGSASQDSTHDKLLRLRPGHPKNKPFSLLCKDISQVSKIANLNTQTFRIATRAWPGPYTFVLPSTKNTPKIASGSKRKTVGIRISNHPIISSILHELQYPLLVTSVTDEDELIAQEYFENKVEQDFWWTNVTDICHQTAAHGRIDLAIEINEIVPIHVSTIVDFTENPPQLLRDGGWELEFLGIFE